The sequence ATTCGAGGAATGTTCGTCGGCACCCAGGCCGCCGCGAACGACATGCTCGACCGAGAGGCCGAGGGGGCGATCGTTAATACCGCCTCGATCAGCTCGAACCTCGCCCAGCACGGCCAAGTGGCGTATGACACCACAAAAGGTGCGTTGCGGATGTTGACGCGGGGAGCGGCCCTCGAACTCGCTTCGGAGGGGATCAGAGTGAACGCCACCGCACCGGGTCAGATCGCCACGGAGTTCACCGAGAACGGTACCGAGCGCACCCAGGAGCGTGCCGGCGACGGGGAGTTCCTCAAACCGATCCCGATGGGGCGGGCGGGCTTTCCTGAGGACGTGGCCGACGCCACCCTCTATCTCGCGAGCGACGCTGCCGGCTACACCACCGGCGAACTGCTCCCCGTCGACGGCGGCTGGCAGATCGCCTGAAGCGGGGCGCGCGGCGGGCCCGAATGGTTGGTTTCAAGCCCGCCCCGTGCGAGCGACGAGACATGACGCGATCCGTGTGGCTGAAAGCCGACGACGCGGTCGGCGACTGGGAGACGCGCAAACGACGAATCACCGCCGGGCTGGAGGCCGGCGTCGACTGGGTCCTCGTCGACGAGGACGACGTCGAGCGCGTGCGCGAACTGGGCAGCGTGAACGTCGCGGCCTTCCGTTCGGGTGGCGACGTCCACGTCATGGACGCCGAGGAGTCCGAGACCGAGCCCGACCCGGACGCCGTCGTGGTCGGCAAGAAAGGCGAGGGCGACGGCACCGTCGACCTCCCCGAGGACTTCTCGGGGTCGGCGGACCTCTCGGCGCTGCGGCGCGAAGCGGAGCTCGCGACGGGGGCCTATATCAGGATCTTCGACGAGTACTACGAGTCCTTCGCCGAGCAGGCGGCCGAGGAGGCCGACTACACGGTCGTCGTCGGCGAGGACTGGACGATCATCCCGCTGGAGAACCTGATCGCCCGGATCGGCGAAGAGACCGAACTGATCGCCGGCGTCCAGAGCGCCGAGGAGGCCCGCACCGCCTTCGAGACCTTGGAACTGGGTGCGGACGCCGTGTTACTCGATTCGGACGATCCCGATACGATCCGCGAGACGGTCGCCGTACGCGACAGCGCCGAGCGCGAACACCTCGATCTGGACTGGGCGACGGTCACCGAGATCGCCCAAACGGGCAGTGCCGACCGGGTCTGTGTCGATACGGGCAGCCTGATGGACCACGACGAGGGGATGCTCGTCGGATCGATGAGTCGAGGACTGTTCTTCGTCCACGCCGAGACCGCCGAGTCGCCGTACGTCGCCTCGCGGCCCTTCCGGGTCAACGCCGGGGCGGTCCACGCCTACGTTCGCACGCCGGACGGCGGCACGAAGTACCTCTCGGAGCTCGAAAGCGGCGACGAGGTCCAGATCGTCGACGCGAACGGGGAGACCCGCGAGGCGATCGTCGGCCGCGTGAAGATCGAGAGCCGGCCGATGTTCCGCGTCGAGGCCGAAACCGAGAACGGGGATCGGGTCGCGACGTTGCTCCAGAACGCAGAAACCATCAAGGTCCGGACCCGCGAGGGGCGAAAAGCCGTGACCGACCTCGAGGAGGGCGACGAGGTGTTGCTCTACTACGAGGCGGTTGCGCGCCACTTCGGCGAGGCCGTCGAGGAGCGCATCATCGAGAAGTGAGGTCGGGTCCTTCGGGTTCGGCCTCGGGGTCGAGCGGTTCGGTACACCAGTGACAGAAGTCGAGTTCGAGGTCGTCGACCTCGCGTCCGCAGTGCGGGCAGCGGTGGCCCTCGACGCGCTGGCGCTCCTGACTCGCCTGCCAGTAGGCGTCGGCGGCGCTGAACCCGATCACGACGAAGAGCGCTAGCTGTGCCTCGAACGGAAGGTCCGCGGAAAGCGCGAGGGCGTCGCCGAACGAGTTGACCCCGTCGACGAGCCCCTCCGGAACGAACAGGACGAACGAGAGGACGACCATCCAGAACCACAACAGGGCACGGAACCAGGCCCGGAGGTAGACGTGGCCGAGGCCGGGAACGGCGATCGCTAGAAAGGCCGCGAACCACGGTCGCTTGTGCGACTCCCCGCTCATTGCCGGGAAGTCTAGTCCACTGCTACTTATAGTATCGGAAGCGAACCCCGATTCCTCGAAGCCGCCTCAGAGGCCGAGCAGCCGCAGGACGACCCCGAGACCGACGACCAGCAACCCGAGGCCGAGCCCGATTCCGGGGATGGGGATCGGCAGCAGGCCGATACCGAGGACGATACCCAGCAGTATCACGATCGTCGAGATCTTGATCACACGTATCGTGGTCGGGGAACGCCCAAAGGGCTTGACCCGGCATCTGAACTGACCGATCAGTGGCCGGTCTTCCAAGCGGCGAGCCCGGCAAGGGTCACGAGGATCCCGTAGAGCAGTCCGGTGCCCGGCAGCGGGACGGCGCCGAACAACAGGCCGAGCACGCCGACCGGGAGAAGTACCGTCGAAACGTTGGTCATATCGGTACCAATCGGCCGGAGGAGAAAGCCTTTGGGCCGGCAGTGGCTCGATCACCACCGCTAAGTACCACAGCGTCATTGCTCACCCATGAGCGATCTGGGCAAGATCGACCGCGAGTTCTTCGACGAGCAGATCTACCCGCACCTCGGTGCCGACCGGGAGGACGTCCGGCTCGGGCCACAGCACGGCGTCGATTTCGGGGTAATCGACGTGGGCGATCGGGTCGTCGCGCTCGCGACCGACCCCGTCTTCGTCATGCCCTCGTTGGGCTTCGACCGGGCGGCGTGGTTCGCCTTCCACATCCTGATGAGCGACGTCGCGGTCTCCGGGCTCCGCCCGACGCACCTCTCGATCGACCTCAACCTGCCCGCCGAGATCACCGACGAGCAGTTCGCGACGGTCTGGAAGACGATGCACGCCGAGGCCGAGGACCTTGGCGTCTCGGTCGTGACCGGCCACACCGGGCGATACGCGGGCTGTAACTACCCGATGGTCGGCGGCGGCACCGCACTCGCCGTCGGCGATCCCGCGGATCTGGTGCGCCCGGACGGCGCGCGGGCGGGCGACGAGGTGATCGTCACGAAGGGACCGGCGATCGAGGCGACGGGGCTGCTCGCGATCCAGTTCGAGGACCTCCTCGATCTCGATGGGGAAGCGATGGAGGCCGCAAAGGAGCGTTTTTACGACATGAGCCCCGTGCGTGACGCGTTGGTCGCGGCCGCGGCCGGACCGGTCACGGCGATGCACGACGCCACCGAGGGCGGGATGTATGGAGGGCTCCACGAGATTGCACGGGCCGGCGGCGTGCGGATCGACGTCGAGCGCGACGCGGTACCGGTCCTGGGCGGGGTCGAGGAGACTTGCGGGGCCTTCGAGATCGACCCGTGGATCTCGATCAGCGAGGGGACCCTGCTGGTGACCGTCGAGAGCGGCGGGGCCACGGACGTGCTCTCGGCGCTCGAATCGGAAGACATCCCGGCGGCGCGCGTCGGCGAGGCGAGCGCGGGCACGGGCGTCTACTTCGACGGCGAACCCGTAGAGCGCCCCGAGCGCGATCCCTTTTGGGCGGCCTTCGAAGAGGGAATGGCCGAGTTGGAGGGCGAAGAATGACCCGCAGACCGGCCCCGCACACCCCGCCGGTGGCACTGACGATCGCGGGCAGCGATTCGGGCGGCGGCGCGGGGATCCAGGCCGACGTCAAGACGATGGAATCGCATGGAGTGTTCGCGACGAGCGCGATCACCGCGGTCACCGCCCAAAACACCCGCGGGGTCGAGCGCTCGCACGTTCTCCCCACCGCGGAGATCGACGCCCAGATCGAGGCCGTGACGGACGACTTCGAGGTGGGCGCGATCAAGACCGGCATGCTCGCGACGAGCGGGATCGTCGAGCTAGTGGTCGAAACGCTCGCCGACTACGACGGACCGGCGGTGATCGACCCGGTGATGGTCGCAACCAGCGGGGATCGACTGCTCGAACCCGAGGCCGAGGCGGCCTACGAGGCACTGATCGCCGAGGCCACCGTGGTGACACCGAACGCCGACGAGGCCGCCGTCCTGACCGGGATCGATCCCGAGGACGCCGACGACGCCCGCGAGGTCGGCGAGGCGCTCGTCGAAACGGGTGCGGAGGCGGCGCTCGTCAAGGGCGGACACCTGCCGACCGAGGACGTACAGGACGTGCTCGTGACGGACGAGGGAAGCGAGGTCTTCGAGCACGCGCGGGTCGACACCGAGGCGACCCACGGCTCGGGCTGTACCCTCGGGTCGGCGATCGCCGCCCGCCTCGCACGCGGCGAGGACCTCGACCGAGCGGTCCCGGGCGCGCTCGACTTCATGGAGCGCGCCGTCAGGTACTCGCTCGACGTGGGAGAGGGTCCGGGGGCGGTCCACCACCTCGCCAGCCTCCGAGACCGCGCCGAGCGCGAGCCGACGGCCGAGAGAGTGCAAGGAATCGTCGAGCGGTTCGTCGCGGAGGACCTTCGAGAACTCGTCCCCGAGGTGGGGATGAACGTCGTCGGGGCGACACCCTACGCCGAATCAGTGGGCGAGACCGCCGCCGTCGAGGGACGGATCACGAGAACGATGTCGGGCATCGCGCCCAATCGGGGGGTTCGCTTCGGGGCGTCGAGTCACGTCGCGCGCTTCCTGCTGTCGGCCCGCGAGTTCGCGCCCGACCTCCGATTCGCGGTGAACTGCCGGTTCGACGACGACGTCGAGGCGGCGCTCGACGCCCTCGACGCCCCGATCGCCGAGTTCGACCGGGGCGAGGAGCCCGAGAACGTGAAAGCGGCGGAGGGTAGTACGATGGGGTGGGGCGCTCGCCAGGCGTTCGACGTCGAGGAGACGCCCGCGGCCGTGATCGACCGCGGAGAGGTCGGCAAGGAGGCGATCGTCAAGTTGGTCGCGCCCGACCCTGAGACAGTGATCGAACGGACGCTGGCGGTCCGGGACGCGCTCGACGGGGCGCCGGACTAGCGAACGCGATCGAGCACCGGGATCTCCGCGATTCGCTCCGCGGGGAGCAGCGACCAGTCGATCCCCGACGGTTTCTCCCCGCCCTCGGTCCGAATCACGCGTTCGGGGGTACATACGAGATCCATCGGCACGTCGTGGGCGGCGGGGGCGGGAGCGTCGTCGACCACCTGCGTCTCGTGGACGGTCGTCGCCGTCGGGGTGTCGTCGTCGACGAGGTCGAGTTCACGGAGGACCGCGAATTCGAGGTCCGAGTAGCCCTCGCCCTTGCCGACCCGCGCGCCGGTTTCGGTCATCGCCACGCTGCCCGACACCACGAGGTCGATCGCGGGCATCCCGTCGGGACCTCTCGGAACGCCGTGTTTCGCTACCCCTGAAACGGTCGTCGCTTCGTCGATATCGCTCACCTCGGCAGGATCGAGTTCGAGGAACGGTTTCTCGCTTTTCAGCCGCGGCTGGGCCATGTAGAGGGTCTTGCCCTCACGGAGCGCTCGCCGGCGTACGGGAAGTTGCGGGGCGTCGGGGTTGGCCTTGACCGTCTCCACCTCGTCCCACTCGGGTGTTTCGACCAGTCGTTCGGCCGCCTCGTCGGCCCCCGCGAAGTTGGGGATCCGGCCGTGGGGCGGGAACGGGAACCGGGCGATCCCCTCCGATTCGAGCGCGTCCCATATCCGCTCGCGTAGCGCCTGTTTGTCCATGTGTGAGCTACGGGGAGACGGGAGGAAAGCCCCGACGGTTCGGCCACAACGGGTTTGGAGATCGCTGCTCGAACCCCACCATGGACGAGAGACGCTGTCCCGACTGTGGGGTGACGATGGACACCGGAACGCTGATCGGTTCGGCCGACCGCGAGGCGGTGAAGCTCCGCACCGACGAGTCTGCCGGCGGCGTGCTCGGGAAGCTCGGAATGAAGGAAACGCTGCCGGTCACGGCGTGGGCCTGTCCGGAGTGCGGGCTGGTTCGGCTCTACG is a genomic window of Halalkalicoccus subterraneus containing:
- a CDS encoding SDR family NAD(P)-dependent oxidoreductase, translated to MGQVHYDFADETAIVTGGSSGIGRAIALAFGDAEATVIVADKQEEPKDPDSDVPTHEVIAESGGNAEFVETDVADPEQVRSVVEAARDYGGVDVMVNNAGVFIGGSFTEYDSEDLDTGYEVNIRGMFVGTQAAANDMLDREAEGAIVNTASISSNLAQHGQVAYDTTKGALRMLTRGAALELASEGIRVNATAPGQIATEFTENGTERTQERAGDGEFLKPIPMGRAGFPEDVADATLYLASDAAGYTTGELLPVDGGWQIA
- a CDS encoding 3-dehydroquinate synthase II, with protein sequence MTRSVWLKADDAVGDWETRKRRITAGLEAGVDWVLVDEDDVERVRELGSVNVAAFRSGGDVHVMDAEESETEPDPDAVVVGKKGEGDGTVDLPEDFSGSADLSALRREAELATGAYIRIFDEYYESFAEQAAEEADYTVVVGEDWTIIPLENLIARIGEETELIAGVQSAEEARTAFETLELGADAVLLDSDDPDTIRETVAVRDSAEREHLDLDWATVTEIAQTGSADRVCVDTGSLMDHDEGMLVGSMSRGLFFVHAETAESPYVASRPFRVNAGAVHAYVRTPDGGTKYLSELESGDEVQIVDANGETREAIVGRVKIESRPMFRVEAETENGDRVATLLQNAETIKVRTREGRKAVTDLEEGDEVLLYYEAVARHFGEAVEERIIEK
- a CDS encoding zinc ribbon domain-containing protein; the encoded protein is MSGESHKRPWFAAFLAIAVPGLGHVYLRAWFRALLWFWMVVLSFVLFVPEGLVDGVNSFGDALALSADLPFEAQLALFVVIGFSAADAYWQASQERQRVEGHRCPHCGREVDDLELDFCHWCTEPLDPEAEPEGPDLTSR
- a CDS encoding AIR synthase family protein, translating into MSDLGKIDREFFDEQIYPHLGADREDVRLGPQHGVDFGVIDVGDRVVALATDPVFVMPSLGFDRAAWFAFHILMSDVAVSGLRPTHLSIDLNLPAEITDEQFATVWKTMHAEAEDLGVSVVTGHTGRYAGCNYPMVGGGTALAVGDPADLVRPDGARAGDEVIVTKGPAIEATGLLAIQFEDLLDLDGEAMEAAKERFYDMSPVRDALVAAAAGPVTAMHDATEGGMYGGLHEIARAGGVRIDVERDAVPVLGGVEETCGAFEIDPWISISEGTLLVTVESGGATDVLSALESEDIPAARVGEASAGTGVYFDGEPVERPERDPFWAAFEEGMAELEGEE
- the thiD gene encoding bifunctional hydroxymethylpyrimidine kinase/phosphomethylpyrimidine kinase, giving the protein MTRRPAPHTPPVALTIAGSDSGGGAGIQADVKTMESHGVFATSAITAVTAQNTRGVERSHVLPTAEIDAQIEAVTDDFEVGAIKTGMLATSGIVELVVETLADYDGPAVIDPVMVATSGDRLLEPEAEAAYEALIAEATVVTPNADEAAVLTGIDPEDADDAREVGEALVETGAEAALVKGGHLPTEDVQDVLVTDEGSEVFEHARVDTEATHGSGCTLGSAIAARLARGEDLDRAVPGALDFMERAVRYSLDVGEGPGAVHHLASLRDRAEREPTAERVQGIVERFVAEDLRELVPEVGMNVVGATPYAESVGETAAVEGRITRTMSGIAPNRGVRFGASSHVARFLLSAREFAPDLRFAVNCRFDDDVEAALDALDAPIAEFDRGEEPENVKAAEGSTMGWGARQAFDVEETPAAVIDRGEVGKEAIVKLVAPDPETVIERTLAVRDALDGAPD
- a CDS encoding 5-formyltetrahydrofolate cyclo-ligase codes for the protein MDKQALRERIWDALESEGIARFPFPPHGRIPNFAGADEAAERLVETPEWDEVETVKANPDAPQLPVRRRALREGKTLYMAQPRLKSEKPFLELDPAEVSDIDEATTVSGVAKHGVPRGPDGMPAIDLVVSGSVAMTETGARVGKGEGYSDLEFAVLRELDLVDDDTPTATTVHETQVVDDAPAPAAHDVPMDLVCTPERVIRTEGGEKPSGIDWSLLPAERIAEIPVLDRVR
- a CDS encoding PF20097 family protein, which codes for MDERRCPDCGVTMDTGTLIGSADREAVKLRTDESAGGVLGKLGMKETLPVTAWACPECGLVRLYADDSASA